One Gossypium hirsutum isolate 1008001.06 chromosome A11, Gossypium_hirsutum_v2.1, whole genome shotgun sequence genomic window carries:
- the LOC107960450 gene encoding indole-3-acetic acid-amido synthetase GH3.17-like — MCKIQDCILIVTEKKKRDWALRREKGKGTSEREEAVVNASLSNSDINNRRKLILGEAKKAWDVGKKRTEYLSRFFSSDQADKQSFKTNVPIVTYEDIKPYIDRIANGETSSILFADLITQFIRSAGTSGGQQKLIPITIESFEEGKYHRLLADIVVKKCFSDLDEGKSFYLYFSKPDMKTPSGLVASTYSTFYSKTNTFKNSLAKFCISPIETILCLDNKQIMFFQLLTGLLQRYEVVRLGSIFASVLARTIKFLEDYWRELCCNIRTGYLRDWIIDPGCKNAMSLILTGPNPELADLIQQICEDKSWEGVFKKLWPKIKYISSICTGSMSQYIPLLELYGGGIPLVSPSYVSSEACFGINMKPLSNPFDVSYTFLPNTAYFEFLPVNKYGGGKAQETRTIDKPVDLENVKLGQYSEVVVTTLAGLYRYRVGDVLKVTGFYNGDKTTEEDLSKAITNAKLILEPFGIMLTAYSSYSDTSSTPGRYVLFWELKMKGSNDLPKLDARVMDQCCCIVEESVDFTYKLFRKDGAISALELRVVKHGSFDELMDFYTSKGASISQYKPPCWLKSEEAIKILNPGMVGKFFSPKTMS; from the exons ATGTGTAAAATTCAGGATTGTATCCTCATAGTAacggagaaaaagaaaagagattgggCATTAAGGAGAGAAAAAGGGAAAGGAACATCAGAGAGAGAGGAGGCGGTTGTAAATGCTTCTCTTTCCAATTCAGACATCAACAATAGAAGAAAATTGATCCTCGGGGAAGCGAAGAAAGCTTGGGATGTTGGAAAAAAAA GAACAGAATATCTATCCAGATTCTTCTCCAGTGACCAAGCAGACAAGCAAAGCTTCAAAACAAATGTTCCCATCGTTACTTATGAAGATATCAAGCCTTACATAGATCGGATTGCCAATGGAGAGACCTCGTCGATCCTTTTTGCTGATCTCATCACCCAGTTCATCCGAAg CGCTGGTACTTCTGGGGGGCAGCAGAAGTTAATACCTATCACAATTGAGAGTTTTGAGGAAGGGAAGTATCATCGTCTTCTGGCTGACATTGTGGTGAAAAA ATGTTTTAGTGACTTAGATGAAGGCAAATCATTCTACCTATATTTTAGCAAACCAGATATGAAAACTCCATCTGGATTAGTGGCATCAACCTACTCAACATTCTATTCCAAGACCAATACCTTCAAAAATAGCCTGGCTAAGTTTTGCATAAGTCCTATTGAGACCATCTTATGTTTGGACAACAAGCAAATTATGTTCTTCCAACTGCTTACCGGTTTACTACAGCGATATGAGGTCGTACGGCTCGGTTCGATCTTTGCATCGGTTTTGGCAAGGACCATCAAGTTCTTAGAAGATTATTGGAGAGAATTATGTTGTAACATTAGAACAGGTTACCTCAGGGATTGGATTATTGACCCTGGTTGCAAAAATGCCATGTCATTGATCCTTACTGGGCCAAACCCTGAATTGGCTGATTTGattcaacaaatatgtgaagATAAATCTTGGGAAGGGGTCTTTAAGAAACTTTGGCCTAAAATCAAGTATATTAGTTCAATCTGTACAGGTAGCATGAGCCAATATATTCCATTACTTGAACTTTATGGAGGAGGGATCCCTTTAGTTTCACCAAGTTATGTTTCTTCGGAAGCTTGTTTCGGGATCAATATGAAACCCCTAAGCAATCCCTTTGACGTTTCTTACACCTTTCTCCCAAATACGGCCTACTTCGAATTTCTCCCTGTGAACAAATATGGTGGAGGAAAGGCTCAAGAAACTAGGACTATAGACAAACCGGTCGATCTTGAGAATGTGAAGCTTGGTCAATACTCCGAAGTTGTTGTCACAACTTTGGCAG GTCTATATCGGTACAGGGTCGGAGATGTTCTGAAGGTGACCGGATTCTATA ATGGAGACAAAACAACTGAAGAAGACCTTTCGAAAGCAATCACGAATGCAAAACTCATCCTCGAACCATTTGGCATCATGTTGACTGCATACAGTAGCTATTCCGACACCTCGTCGACACCGGGTCGATATGTATTATTTTGGGAGCTGAAGATGAAAGGCAGCAATGATTTACCAAAACTTGATGCCAGGGTAATGGATCAATGCTGCTGTATAGTGGAAGAATCCGTTGATTTTACGTATAAATTATTTAGGAAAGATGGTGCAATTTCAGCTTTAGAGCTAAGGGTGGTTAAACATGGAAGCTTTGATGAACTCATGGATTTCTATACATCAAAGGGAGCTTCCATTTCCCAATACAAGCCACCTTGTTGGCTTAAATCTGAGGAAGCCATAAAGATATTGAATCCAGGGATGGTGGGGAAGTTTTTCAGCCCCAAAACAATGTCTTAA
- the LOC107960468 gene encoding uncharacterized protein: MERTMNDLDCTPEQKLKGAISLLRDEAYQWWMTVEEGTQPNRLSYDFFKTTFLSKYVGESYIDARRHEFMNLTQRDRSGAEYKAKFMRLSRYTQGMVVSEYERCIRFEDGLRDNLRVLIAPQKKREFTVLVEKAKIADNVKCSQYQNRDRERQEQEGFEGAF; the protein is encoded by the coding sequence ATGGAGAGGACTATGAATGATTTGGACTGCACTCCTGAGCAGAAACTGAAGGGTGCAATCTCTCTTCTTCgcgatgaggcttatcagtggtggatgacggttgaggagggtactcagcctAATCGATTGAGTTATGATTTCTTCAAGACTACTTTTCTGAGTAAATATGTAGGCGAGAGCTATATTGATGCTCGTAGACATGAGTTCATGAATCTTACACAAAGGGATAGATCTGGGGCCGAGTATAAGGCTAAATTTATGAGATTGAGCCGCTACACTCAAGGCATGGTAGTGTCCGAGTACGAGAGATGCAttcggtttgaggatgggttaagaGATAATCTAAGGGTACTGATTGCTCCACAAAAGAAGCGAGAGTTTACTGTTCTGGTAGAGAAGGCGAAGATCGCCGATAATGTTAAGTGCTCTCAGTACCAGAATAGGGACAGAGAGAGGCAAGAGCAAGAGGGATTCGAAGGAGCCTTCTAG